The genomic window AGCCTAGCTACGTAGGGAAGCCATCTGATGTTAATGCGgttgccggacttgtcggcaaacagctgagtgcccaacaacatcatgatataggcacgAGCAAAGCGCTGCACAGTCTCCTCATCGGCTCCCTCGGGGCACTCTCCGAAAGTCTCCTGGAACCAGGTGCAGTTTACTGCGAACTTCTAAACCTGGCTCGTAGGAGGAatcactccaagcaactcctcGAACCACACCAAAGCTGGACGTCCACCCTCGATATACAAATGGAACTCTGTAAGGCAACCGCTGACATAACGCCCGTCCACTGCCAACCCCAactggtacgccacgtcctgaagcatgatcgtgcactctccgaatgGCATATGGAAGGTGTGTGTCTCAGGACGCCACCGCTCGACGAAGGCGCTGACAAGGGGCTCATCTaaccggaaccatctatcgttcagcctAGCCATATGGTATAACCCGGCCATCTGCAAGTAGGGAACATAACGTTCATCGAGTGGCATGCCTTGttgccgccgcatgctcctgatgcatcgctgTGGCTGCGCATTAAATGGACCGCATTATTAGAACCACATACAATactggtaacaaaaaaaaaaactaacacaaTAAACCACTTACATAAACCATCAACACAACCGCATataaaaccactaacataaaccacttacATAAACCATCAACACAACCGCATATAAAACCACGTACAAAAAATCACTTACCctaaaccaccaactaaaccgCATACAAAACCACTAAAATAAACCATTTGCAATACCACTACAATAAACCACTAACAATACCACCTAACATAAACCACTTACATAAACCATTAACAGAAGCGCATATAAAACCACTTACAAAAAATCACTTACCAAAAACCACCAactaaaccgcatgcaaaaccTCTAATATAAACCATTTGCAATACCACCacgataaaccactaacataaactgccactaaaaccacatgcaaaaccactaactcaAATAAACCGTGTGCACAAAGTTTTCTATGTACTAACCTCATCGTTGATGACCCCGACTATATGAGCAACCCCGTCCAACCGGTACAGCCTTGCaggatcgtcccccatcagctGAGTCTTCAGTTCTACTATTTCTCGGAtcgaatctgggtcgttttctctgagatttggtggGGTCTGGAAAATGAGAAGTGGTTCGAATTTGcttgattcgaactccttatatagcccaATTGTTCGTAATTCGAACCAATTAGGTTCGAATTTGTGGTGGCACTTAAtcatgagtaattcgaaccaattagGTTCGAGTTATGTGATGGCACCAATTCGTGTGTAATTCAAACCAattaggttcgaattatgtgtgtgtagttcgaaccaaataggttcgatTTATATGCAAGTGtagttcgaaccaaataggttcgaattacatataagTATGCTTTGACTCATTCGTAAATCAATCTTCAATTTAGCTTGTTCATGTAACAACTTTCCTTCCATGGTTTATTTGTGTTTTTTACCCTAATAAATAATGTTTACGtagataaatagataaataacaaCACTACttgatatttatatttatttattttatacggTTAACCTctaatttcaataaattttacTTTTTAGTGTGTAAAAATTAATCACAAAATTTGTTACATACACTATCCTTAAAATCGAATCCGATGCATGGCACTTCCAAACTTCTACTAGTTATAATAGGATTTATGCATGATTATATGTTACAAGTTTACAACACTATTAACGGTAATGATAGAGAtcctaaatatatatatatatttttttgaacaaacgagctcaacacaataaagtggaACGACATAAACAAAATATTCGAGCTACAAAGTAAAAAAGTAACTTGAATACAATCTCTATTGCTatcttcggcattgccatcaataACAAAAGGGATTCACACAACTCTACTCTCTATAACTGGTCAAGGATTTGTAAAACACCTGTTGTACATTGGCTTCCTTGTTATTAAATATCCGTCCGTTCCTCTCAAGCCATACATTCCATATAATTGCAAAGAAGTCTATGTGCTACTTGTTGTGCTCCTCCTTCCTACTACTGACACCTGTTCAACTCTCAAAGTGTTCTTTCAGTGATCTTGGGACAGTCCACAGCCTCCCAAGTTCAGAAAGCCATTCACAGCACACCTGCTAGGTAAACTTAACCAAAAAATAAATAGTGAATATGTTCAACATCTTTTTTACATAAAACGCACAAATTATCACCGTGACTAATAATGCCCAgtccaaaataaataataattaaaaattataaaataataaaataattttaaactatttaattttattttcttacatttCAAATATTATTCTAATATTAATGTGAGATACACATTATTAAATGTTTGTATAATTCCATTATACTAACAAAAATAAGGAAACCTTAACCATACAATTGTGTAGGAAATCTTAAACTTCGTTTGGaaagttttaaaagtaatttttttgagtttataacttataaaaagtagtagtattaatgtttagtacaatttttaaaagaaaaaattacacTTTCCTCTTCTGCGAGATACTAAAATGACACTCCCCtccttctattttataaatgtacattctcctcccttctaacttttaaaaaaccttttctttaatccattttaaactttttgtgttaactaatgttaactttatccaatttttaagaaaaaataaattattttttaaaaaaatacccattagtaaaaattttattttttatcattaaattttacttaccaaaatatcctttaataaattatttttttattgattaaattgtattttttaaaatatttaataattatataattttttttctaaaatacccttcaataattttttaattattaaattataattttaccaaaattttcgttaacaatttttttatattttactattaatttttcgATATCTATATTatttaacattaaataaaaaattttagtaagattatttttcaatattaatatatattaattgttatATATATTAACAGtggtaaaattttttatttaatgttaaaataatatatattgatataaaaaaattaatagtaaaatataaaataattattaaaaaaaattttggtaaaatcacaatttaataattaaaaattattgaagggtaggtattttagaaaaaataatttaattattcattttttaaaagtattttaataaaaatacatttaatcaataaaaaaatttattaaaagggTATTTTGATAAGCAagatttaatgataaaaaataaaatttttgctaatgggtattttttcaaaaaataatttattttttcttaaaaaatgaataaagttaatattagttaacacaaaaaatttaaaatggattaaagatgaggttttttaaaatttagaagagAGGAGAatatacatttataaaatagaggggaggggagtgtcattttagcatctcacGGGAGAGGCGAGtggaattttctttttaaaattaaattgcctTAAACATACAATTGTGTAGGAAATCTTAAGCTTCGTTTGGaaagttttaaaagtaattttttttagtttatgacttataaaaagtagtagtattaatgtctggtataatttttaaaattaaattgtaattttctaaaaaattatttaggagcttatagagaagttaaaaaaaaagctctcataatactactattttttattatatttctataaaataagcacttttagagctTAAAAccgaaatacaaaataacttattcatAAGTTACTTTTAATTAGGGGTGGAAACAGGCTAGACCAGGTCAGGTTTTGCTCTTAACAGGCCTGGCCTGTCATGTAGTTGATTGGCCTGAGCCTAGCCTGTTATTTAGTCTGGCCTGGCCTGAAACCTNNNNNNNNNNNNNNNNNNNNNNNNNNNNNNNNNNNNNNNNNNNNNNNNNNNNNNNNNNNNNNNNNNNNNNNNNNNNNNNNNNNNNNNNNNNNNNNNNNNNNNNNNNNNNNNNNNNNNNNNNNNNNNNNNNNNNNNNNNNNNNNNNNNNNNNNNNNNNNNNNNNNNNNNNNNNNNNNNNNNNNNNNNNNNGTATTAAAAGATCCCGATAGGCCTGACAGGCCAAGTCAGGCTAATTAGTAAGTCTGGACCTGGCCTATTAATATAATAAGGCTTTTATAACAGACCAGGCCAAACACAGGCCAGGCTACAGACTCCTGACAGGCCGTGTGACCTTTTTTTACCCctacttttaatatagtcatttattatttaagctaTTTTATCAAAATGAGCTTAGTTAAACTGTTTACCCAGATTGAACTTAAAGTCTTAAACACACACATTATTACCTTAAACCTTTTGGATAAACCTGTTCAGTCCCGTTAAAATCCGTCAAAATTTATGAATTAAGTGGAATGAGTTAGaccaattttttattattgtaattTCGAATTTTTAATCTAATCTATCTTATTTAACGAGTTACACGAACTGACTTAACGAATTTTAACCTATTTGTCATTCCTACGATTGTGATAAGAAAAAGAGTAGTTAATAATAATCTTTTACTTTTTTGTAATTATTCCTGAAAAAGTGGGGTTAGAGACAAGCTTTATCCTCTAAATCAAGGTCTATATATATCCAAATCCATATACATTATCCATATCCACAACATAGTACCTTATTGTGTTGTCTATATATAGACATATATTCTGTCTCTGTCATTTCTAGTCTCTCCCCACAATACAACACATGCATCACATTTTCCGATCTAACTACAAATTATACACATCATCATCACATGCAAACAAGCTTTGACtccatagctactttttattaaGCAATTACAAAtccaaaataatataattaaatacacCATATATTTTGTTGCTACATTATTGATGAGGGTAGGTAGCTACAAGTGATTCATTCAATAATTTCACATCACATTGGCATGACAATCATGAATCGGAGGTGCTCCGGGTGCAGCAAAAATGGTCACAACTCCAGAACATGCCCTTACTACTCCTCTGCGTCTCGCACCACCGTTACTACAGTGAAGCTCTTTGGGGTCCCCCTGTCCATGACCCACGGATCAGGATCATGCTCCGCCGCATCACCTAATCATAACTCTCCTTTCTCACACTACTCCTCTGACGGTTACGTGTTGGATAATGACCCATCAACCCCTGCCGCCACCATCAACTGCCACCATCCTCCTCCTTCCATAAACAAAGGTTTGTAACCGCCAAATTTAAGCTACTTGAAGATtaaaattttgtatattttttagaatttaattttgatactctgttagtgtaaagtagttttacacgtaTATTCAATTACGTAACATCACATCAGTAAAAATAACTTCCTTTCACATTGACTGCGCGAATGATCATCCAAAAGAACGGATATGAAGGAGGTAGAGACTAGAGAGAATGTAGTTAATTACATGTTGATTAAAATACTATATTTTAGGGATTCCATGGAGCCAAGAAGAACATCGATTGTTCTTAATTGGGTTGGAGAAATTAGGAAAAGGAGACTGGCGTGGAATATCGCGAAATTTCGTTGTATCAAGAACTCCAACTCAAGTAGCAAGTCATGCTCAGAAGTACTTCATCCGGCTCCGGCAGAGCAACGCCACACCGCGAAAACGACGATCAAGCCTTTTCGACATGTTCCCAAATATGGTTAGTCTTTGATTATAATACCTTCACTTTTTTCTAGATTTTTCCGATGTAAGACTAATTCTTTATACTACTTATGAGTTACGATaatttcttgagctataagcTCATTGTTGAAAACATTATTTCTTTGATGTATTAGGCTTCAAATTCGGCTTCACTAAAAGAAGAACAAGTATTACTTCAACCTTCTAAGAACTCACAACTTAGCAATGTGGAAGAAGAGCTCAATGAAACTATAATGGGATCGAATGAGGCGACACCAGCGTCGCCGCTTCCCGGATTCTTCCGGCCGCCTTATCCGGCTCTCCCATTTTCCTCATGGCCATCAAGTGCATGTTCCTTTGGAGAAGCTACCCTAATCTTAGATGGAAGGCCATTGCATTAGGTGTTGCCATAGGGGAttaagaaattacaaaaaaaaaatcagaattaaTTGTGAAAATGTTATTTAAATCCTAAACTTTAAAATATATAAGCATTCGTCTGAACCTACAAGAATGTCTTAGTGTCTTCCATATCAACACGGCAAGACTACTTTAGTTAGAAATTCTTGTTTGAAACAATAGCATTATCAGTGTAAGTCAAGatgtttgactttttttttttcttttctaaatttagtgATGATGAATGCTGAATTTAGTATGTTTTTCAGTAATCTTTTAAATATGAAGGGTCATATGTAATTTCTGTCCAATAGGGTTTATTTTAAGTCCGATTCTAACGCTTACAATATAAGCCCAATATTTGGTGTCGAATTGAAGCCCAATATGCAGTGTTAGCGTAAAAAAACTGACACTTCAGCCTCgatatctatttttttttaattaaactaaaTATAATAAAGTTCAGacccaaaataaaaaaacaaatataataatccttttttttttaagaaaatcagAATTTAAGCTCCAACATTTTTCTATGTTTAGCAGTCTTAAGTTGAACTTTTTGATAAAGTATAAAAAAGAGAATCAACTTTTTTCCTATTTGATTTGATAAATAAATTAgatttattttaactaaaaaaatgaacatataaatacaaaaataatatcttaacactcaaataaaattttattcatgtaaattctatttcactaaaaatatttttttatcgtcAAATAAAATTCTACAATCATTTATATaagttaaagaaaataaaattatgcaaattaaatcaaatccaaggaataatataatatataggttatttgaaaaatttattaaaagaatATAATATATAAACTATTTTATCTAtaacataaaatatatataaataaaataatattttaaacaaaATTGATGATAACTATGCTAGTGAAAGTCATTG from Arachis ipaensis cultivar K30076 chromosome B09, Araip1.1, whole genome shotgun sequence includes these protein-coding regions:
- the LOC107617323 gene encoding transcription factor MYBS3-like, which produces MTIMNRRCSGCSKNGHNSRTCPYYSSASRTTVTTVKLFGVPLSMTHGSGSCSAASPNHNSPFSHYSSDGYVLDNDPSTPAATINCHHPPPSINKGIPWSQEEHRLFLIGLEKLGKGDWRGISRNFVVSRTPTQVASHAQKYFIRLRQSNATPRKRRSSLFDMFPNMASNSASLKEEQVLLQPSKNSQLSNVEEELNETIMGSNEATPASPLPGFFRPPYPALPFSSWPSSACSFGEATLILDGRPLH